The Chitinophaga sp. H8 genome contains a region encoding:
- a CDS encoding O-methyltransferase yields MSLQHQYTLAKKYLHYYFTAGNRHDVHSPFVYALIEEVLRDKTAKADFAEIELYRKSLLQSEETLQVTDLGAGSLVSDGAQRKVRDITRHAAKPAKFGQLFYRLAQYFKPRYLLELGTSMGLSTAYMAKAQADSTVYTIEGCPNIARKAGQNFGALHIPNITQLVGNFDTVLPQVLQQIPRLDWVYIDGNHRKAPTLEYFRQCLAHVQEDSIFIFDDIHWTPDMEEAWHTIQANEQVTLTIDLFFIGLVFFRKDFKIKQHFVLKY; encoded by the coding sequence GTGAGTTTACAGCACCAGTATACGTTAGCCAAAAAGTACCTGCATTATTATTTTACAGCAGGCAACCGTCATGATGTACATTCTCCCTTTGTATATGCACTGATAGAGGAAGTACTGCGCGACAAAACGGCGAAGGCAGACTTTGCAGAGATAGAATTGTACCGTAAAAGCCTGCTGCAGAGTGAGGAAACATTACAGGTAACGGATTTAGGTGCCGGATCACTGGTATCAGACGGCGCACAGCGTAAAGTAAGAGATATTACCAGGCATGCCGCCAAGCCGGCTAAGTTTGGCCAATTGTTTTACAGACTGGCGCAGTACTTCAAACCCAGGTATTTACTGGAGCTGGGTACTTCTATGGGCTTATCAACAGCCTATATGGCAAAAGCCCAGGCAGACAGTACTGTTTACACCATAGAAGGATGCCCCAATATAGCCCGGAAAGCCGGCCAGAATTTTGGCGCACTGCATATTCCTAATATTACCCAGTTAGTGGGTAATTTTGATACCGTATTGCCACAGGTACTGCAACAAATACCCCGGTTAGACTGGGTGTATATTGATGGCAACCACCGAAAAGCCCCCACGCTGGAATACTTCCGCCAATGTCTGGCGCATGTACAGGAAGATTCGATCTTCATCTTTGACGATATCCACTGGACACCGGATATGGAAGAAGCCTGGCATACCATTCAGGCAAATGAGCAGGTAACCCTTACGATTGACCTCTTTTTTATCGGGTTGGTATTTTTCCGTAAAGATTTTAAGATAAAACAGCATTTTGTGCTGAAATATTAG
- a CDS encoding dienelactone hydrolase family protein, with protein MKTTILFLLLLITIGTGFKAGAQEVSNAYSNELFIKNNDTLRYRLLTPANYDIHKAYPIIIFLHGSGERGSDNNAQLLHGGALFVKDSLRKAFPAFVLFPQCPKDQTWAPMKLIRDKDGKITDVKFGLTPEPTQPAALVKQVLDSLLATGKIDPKQVYLGGLSLGGMGTFDMLARYPDVFAAAFPICGAGDVTAASKYGKKVAMWIFHGGADNVVPVDFSRAFYKALKEMNADVKYTEYPGVGHNSWDNAFAEPTLLPWLFSHKKQ; from the coding sequence ATGAAAACAACCATTCTTTTCCTTTTATTACTGATTACCATTGGTACTGGTTTTAAGGCGGGCGCCCAGGAGGTGAGCAATGCCTATAGCAATGAGCTCTTTATCAAAAATAATGATACCCTTCGATACCGCTTGCTGACCCCGGCCAATTACGATATTCATAAAGCTTACCCCATTATCATATTCCTGCATGGCTCCGGAGAGAGAGGCAGTGATAATAATGCACAGCTATTGCACGGTGGAGCGTTGTTTGTGAAGGATTCTCTTCGTAAGGCATTTCCTGCCTTTGTACTCTTTCCGCAATGCCCTAAAGACCAGACCTGGGCACCCATGAAGCTGATACGCGATAAGGACGGCAAAATAACAGATGTAAAGTTTGGGCTTACGCCAGAGCCTACCCAACCCGCAGCCCTGGTAAAACAGGTGCTGGATAGTTTGCTGGCCACCGGAAAGATTGATCCTAAACAGGTATACCTGGGAGGATTGTCGCTGGGTGGAATGGGTACGTTTGATATGCTGGCCCGTTATCCGGATGTGTTTGCAGCAGCTTTCCCTATTTGTGGCGCCGGAGATGTAACCGCTGCTTCCAAATATGGGAAAAAGGTGGCCATGTGGATTTTTCACGGAGGGGCTGATAATGTAGTACCGGTTGATTTTTCACGCGCTTTTTACAAAGCGTTGAAGGAAATGAATGCAGATGTGAAATATACAGAATACCCCGGCGTAGGGCATAATAGCTGGGATAATGCATTTGCAGAACCTACCTTACTACCCTGGCTTTTTTCACACAAGAAACAATAA
- the hemL gene encoding glutamate-1-semialdehyde 2,1-aminomutase — translation MYTTSETLFEKARQVIPGGVNSPVRAFKGVGGTPVFMKNAKGAYMNDADGNRYIDYINSWGPMILGHAYDPVVKAIQEYATYSTSFGAPTEMETKVAELIVSMVPNIDMVRMVNSGTEACMSALRLARGYTGRNKFIKFEGNYHGHADAFLVNAGSGVATLDIQAVPGVTKSVAEDTLSVPYNNLPAVEQLVAEQGRDIAAIIVEPVAGNMGCILPQPGFLEGLRSICDANGILLIFDEVMTGFRLARGGAQELLGIKADLVTFGKIIGGGMPVGAFAGRKELMEHIAPVGKVYQAGTLSGNPIAMIAGYTLLHTLNENPVIYQQLDEKANYLVNGLREALGAAGVVHQINHLGSMMSVHFAEYPIVDFSAASGANNELFRRFFHGMLERGVYLPPSAFESWFLSNALTTEDLDFTINAAKATMQAIK, via the coding sequence ATGTATACCACTAGCGAAACCTTATTTGAGAAAGCCCGGCAGGTAATTCCGGGAGGCGTTAACTCTCCGGTACGTGCATTCAAGGGAGTAGGCGGCACACCGGTATTTATGAAAAATGCCAAAGGGGCCTACATGAACGATGCGGATGGCAACCGGTACATTGATTATATCAATTCCTGGGGCCCTATGATACTAGGACATGCCTATGACCCGGTAGTAAAAGCCATTCAGGAATACGCTACCTATTCCACTTCATTTGGGGCACCTACTGAAATGGAAACCAAAGTAGCGGAACTGATTGTAAGCATGGTACCTAATATTGATATGGTACGCATGGTTAATTCAGGTACAGAAGCCTGTATGTCAGCATTACGCCTGGCCAGAGGGTATACCGGCCGGAATAAGTTTATCAAATTTGAAGGTAATTATCATGGCCACGCAGATGCATTTCTGGTAAATGCCGGTAGCGGAGTAGCCACCTTGGATATCCAGGCAGTGCCCGGAGTTACTAAAAGTGTGGCGGAAGATACACTCTCCGTACCCTATAATAACCTGCCTGCAGTAGAACAGCTGGTAGCTGAACAGGGACGGGATATTGCGGCTATTATCGTAGAGCCGGTAGCAGGTAATATGGGTTGTATCTTACCACAGCCAGGATTCCTGGAAGGGTTACGCAGTATCTGCGATGCCAATGGTATCCTGCTCATTTTTGATGAAGTAATGACCGGCTTTCGTTTAGCCCGTGGCGGTGCACAGGAACTGTTAGGTATTAAAGCAGACCTGGTTACTTTCGGTAAGATTATTGGTGGTGGTATGCCTGTAGGGGCATTTGCAGGCCGGAAGGAATTGATGGAACACATTGCCCCTGTAGGGAAAGTATATCAGGCAGGCACTTTAAGTGGTAACCCTATTGCCATGATTGCCGGTTATACCTTACTCCATACGCTGAATGAAAACCCGGTAATATACCAACAGCTGGATGAAAAAGCCAACTACCTAGTAAATGGCCTGCGGGAGGCATTAGGCGCTGCCGGTGTAGTACACCAGATCAATCACCTGGGCTCTATGATGAGTGTACACTTTGCTGAATATCCGATCGTTGATTTCAGTGCGGCTTCCGGTGCCAATAATGAACTGTTCCGCCGCTTCTTCCATGGTATGCTGGAACGTGGGGTGTATTTACCTCCTTCTGCTTTTGAAAGCTGGTTCTTAAGCAATGCGCTGACCACAGAAGATCTCGACTTTACCATCAATGCAGCCAAAGCAACCATGCAGGCTATTAAATAG
- the hemB gene encoding porphobilinogen synthase, which yields MIRRNRILRTSPAIRAMVAETILKPGDFIAPLFIEEGENVQEEISSMPGYFRRSLDLTVKETKELWALGIKSVLLFVKCPDNLKDNKGTEAVNPEGLMQRAIRAIKQAIPEMVVMTDVALDPYSTYGHDGIVEGSDIVNDATVEVLARMSLSHAQAGADFVAPSDMMDGRILAIRNILEANNFTKVGIMAYSAKYASCFYGPFRDALDSAPGFGDKKTYQMDYANTREALKETLMDIEEGADIVMVKPAMAYLDIIHLIKQNVHVPVSAYHVSGEYAMIKAAAKMGWLNEEKAIVESLTSIKRAGADLIATYFAKDMAKLLQ from the coding sequence ATGATCAGAAGAAACAGAATATTGAGAACTTCTCCTGCCATTCGTGCAATGGTGGCGGAAACCATATTGAAACCGGGTGATTTTATTGCGCCGCTGTTTATTGAGGAGGGTGAAAATGTTCAGGAAGAAATATCATCCATGCCCGGCTATTTCAGACGGTCATTGGACCTTACTGTAAAAGAAACGAAAGAGTTGTGGGCACTGGGTATTAAAAGTGTATTGTTGTTTGTAAAATGCCCGGACAACTTAAAAGATAATAAAGGTACCGAAGCGGTGAATCCGGAAGGTTTGATGCAGCGTGCTATCAGGGCCATCAAACAAGCCATTCCGGAAATGGTAGTTATGACAGACGTGGCATTGGACCCTTACTCTACCTACGGACATGATGGTATCGTGGAAGGAAGTGATATTGTAAACGATGCTACCGTGGAAGTACTGGCCCGGATGAGCCTGAGCCATGCACAGGCTGGTGCCGACTTTGTAGCGCCCAGCGATATGATGGACGGTCGTATACTGGCCATCCGTAACATACTGGAAGCAAACAACTTCACTAAAGTGGGAATCATGGCGTATAGTGCCAAATATGCTTCCTGCTTTTATGGTCCTTTCCGCGACGCATTGGATTCTGCACCTGGTTTTGGCGATAAGAAAACCTACCAGATGGATTATGCCAATACCAGGGAAGCACTGAAAGAAACTTTAATGGACATTGAAGAAGGTGCGGATATTGTAATGGTAAAACCTGCAATGGCTTATCTGGATATTATACATTTAATCAAACAAAATGTACACGTACCGGTAAGTGCCTATCATGTAAGTGGTGAATACGCAATGATTAAAGCGGCGGCAAAAATGGGCTGGCTCAATGAAGAAAAAGCCATCGTGGAAAGCCTTACCAGCATCAAACGTGCCGGAGCTGACCTGATCGCCACCTACTTTGCAAAGGACATGGCTAAACTGCTGCAGTAA
- the hemF gene encoding oxygen-dependent coproporphyrinogen oxidase yields the protein MSIKDDFIALIHRLQDEICGALENIDGKATFKEDRWERPGGGGGRSRVIANGNVFEKGGVNTSIVHGALPPVMAQQFGVSDCNFMACGISLVIHPLNPFVPTVHANFRYFELYDQQGALKDSWFGGGADLTPYYLQEEDGRHFHLTFKNACDPFGTHLYPMYKKHCDEYFINKHRDNEARGIGGIFYDYLRPDDKRNATELFNFSKANGEAFLKAYLPIVEKRKDLPYTSAQVDWQAYRRGRYVEFNLIHDRGTLFGLKTNGRTESILMSLPPHARWEYDYHPAAGSPEAMLLEYLKPREWV from the coding sequence ATGTCTATCAAAGACGATTTTATAGCATTGATCCACCGCCTGCAGGATGAAATTTGCGGGGCGCTGGAAAACATTGACGGAAAAGCCACTTTTAAGGAAGACCGCTGGGAAAGACCTGGCGGCGGCGGTGGCCGCTCCCGGGTAATTGCAAACGGAAACGTGTTTGAAAAAGGAGGTGTCAATACTTCTATTGTACATGGTGCTTTACCTCCGGTGATGGCGCAACAGTTTGGCGTAAGCGACTGCAACTTTATGGCTTGTGGTATTTCACTGGTGATACACCCGCTGAACCCTTTTGTGCCCACCGTACACGCCAACTTCCGCTATTTTGAACTATATGACCAGCAAGGCGCTTTAAAGGATAGCTGGTTTGGTGGTGGTGCTGATCTTACCCCATACTACCTGCAGGAAGAAGATGGCCGGCATTTTCACCTCACTTTCAAAAATGCCTGTGATCCTTTTGGCACACACCTCTATCCAATGTATAAAAAACATTGTGATGAGTATTTTATTAATAAACACCGGGATAATGAAGCCAGGGGTATAGGCGGTATTTTTTATGATTACCTGCGTCCGGATGACAAACGGAATGCCACCGAATTGTTTAATTTTTCCAAAGCAAATGGGGAGGCATTCCTGAAGGCTTACCTGCCCATTGTTGAAAAAAGAAAAGATCTCCCCTATACATCTGCGCAGGTAGACTGGCAGGCGTACAGACGCGGACGTTATGTAGAGTTCAATCTTATACACGACCGGGGAACACTTTTCGGACTAAAAACAAATGGCCGTACGGAGTCTATTTTAATGAGCCTCCCGCCACATGCCCGTTGGGAATATGATTACCATCCCGCAGCTGGAAGCCCGGAAGCCATGCTGCTGGAATATCTTAAACCCCGGGAATGGGTATGA
- the hemE gene encoding uroporphyrinogen decarboxylase has translation MSVLKNDLLLKALRGEQTSRTPVWMMRQAGRYLPDYIKLREKYSFFERCQNPELATEITVMPVDQVGVDAAIIFSDILVVPQAMGMEVQLVEKVGPLLPSPIKGAADLQRLSVPDVNDSLHYVFDALSLTKKTLDGKVPLIGFAGAPWTLLCYMVQGKGSKTFDEAKAFCFQQPAVAHQLLQMITDTTIAYLKAQVKAGADCVQIFDSWGGLLSPQDFETFSLQYIRQIVAALKTVCPTIVFAKGAWFALEDMAATGAHGLGVDWCIPPHLARQFAGENVTLQGNFDPARLLSPIPEIEKAVKTMMKGFGNQRYIANLGHGILPNVPVDHARAFVDTVKANG, from the coding sequence ATGAGCGTACTTAAGAACGATTTGCTGCTAAAAGCCCTGAGAGGTGAACAAACTTCGCGTACTCCCGTATGGATGATGCGTCAGGCCGGCCGTTATTTACCGGATTATATCAAACTGCGGGAAAAATATTCCTTCTTTGAGCGCTGCCAAAACCCTGAACTGGCTACAGAAATAACCGTTATGCCGGTAGATCAGGTGGGCGTAGATGCAGCCATCATCTTTTCCGATATCCTCGTAGTACCTCAGGCCATGGGCATGGAAGTGCAGCTGGTGGAAAAGGTAGGCCCGTTATTACCTTCCCCTATCAAGGGTGCAGCAGATCTTCAACGTTTATCTGTTCCTGATGTAAACGATTCACTGCATTATGTATTTGACGCATTGAGCCTGACTAAAAAAACACTGGACGGTAAAGTACCACTGATAGGTTTTGCAGGTGCGCCATGGACACTGCTGTGCTATATGGTACAGGGCAAAGGCTCTAAAACATTTGATGAAGCCAAAGCGTTTTGTTTTCAGCAACCCGCTGTGGCGCATCAGTTGCTGCAAATGATCACAGACACCACCATCGCTTATCTGAAAGCACAGGTAAAAGCAGGGGCGGATTGTGTACAGATATTTGACTCCTGGGGGGGCTTACTCAGCCCGCAGGACTTTGAAACTTTTTCGCTTCAGTATATCCGTCAGATAGTAGCAGCCCTGAAAACGGTGTGCCCTACCATTGTATTTGCCAAAGGAGCCTGGTTTGCCCTGGAAGATATGGCAGCTACCGGTGCTCATGGCCTGGGCGTGGATTGGTGCATTCCTCCTCACCTGGCCAGACAATTTGCGGGGGAAAACGTCACCCTACAGGGAAATTTTGATCCTGCCAGATTATTATCTCCGATACCGGAAATTGAAAAAGCAGTGAAAACAATGATGAAAGGCTTCGGTAATCAACGCTATATTGCTAACCTGGGCCATGGCATTTTACCAAATGTTCCGGTAGATCATGCCCGCGCATTTGTAGATACTGTAAAAGCAAACGGATAA
- a CDS encoding uroporphyrinogen-III synthase, protein MPNENYSILSTKPLADSLIAEANRYGVHIRCEAFIKTLPVINAAMQQKIKALANTSAYVVFTSTSGVLAVANHYLPADSKGSKAPGWKIFCLETATLQEVQEHFSKEQVLATAGYGKHLAQHIIQHGKVDKVLFFCGNQRRDELPGMLRENGITVEEYVVYETIATPVKDTTHYDGILFFSPSAVKSFFSQNTLAPSTVCFAIGTTTADALRAFTSNKIIISTATSAEQMVQTTVSYFEQY, encoded by the coding sequence ATGCCAAATGAAAATTATAGCATATTATCCACCAAACCATTAGCTGACAGCTTAATTGCTGAAGCCAACAGGTATGGTGTGCATATCCGCTGCGAGGCATTTATAAAAACTCTTCCGGTGATCAATGCTGCCATGCAGCAAAAAATAAAAGCGTTGGCCAATACCAGCGCCTATGTAGTATTTACCAGCACCAGCGGCGTTTTGGCGGTTGCGAATCACTACCTGCCAGCTGATTCAAAAGGCAGCAAAGCTCCCGGATGGAAAATATTCTGCCTGGAAACAGCCACCCTGCAAGAAGTACAGGAACATTTTTCCAAAGAACAGGTACTTGCTACTGCCGGCTATGGTAAACACCTGGCTCAGCACATCATACAACACGGCAAAGTGGATAAAGTCCTTTTCTTTTGTGGCAACCAGCGCCGGGATGAACTCCCTGGCATGTTACGGGAAAATGGTATTACTGTTGAAGAATATGTGGTATATGAAACCATTGCTACCCCGGTTAAAGACACCACCCATTACGATGGCATCCTGTTCTTTAGCCCCAGCGCTGTAAAGAGCTTTTTTTCGCAGAACACCCTGGCACCGTCCACTGTTTGTTTTGCCATAGGCACCACTACTGCAGATGCACTCCGTGCATTTACCAGCAATAAGATTATTATAAGCACGGCTACCAGTGCCGAACAAATGGTACAAACGACCGTTTCATACTTTGAACAATATTAA
- the hemC gene encoding hydroxymethylbilane synthase, with translation MDKEIRIGTRESQLALWQANRVKDLLAQQGHQAILVPIKSEGDIDLVTPLYEIGVQGIFTKSLDIALLNGRIDIAVHSLKDVPTQLPQQITYAAILERGPVKDLLVYKNNLDWLDQPGYIAHIATSSVRRKAQWLRRYPAHQIHNLRGNVNTRLQKLAAETWDAAIFAAAGLERIGVRPGTSVELDWMLPAPAQGAVVAVCREDDTFCLEACAPLNHTSTALCTQIERDFLRTLMGGCTTPISAHAYIQNDTVYFQGELCSLDGQAFFTTSHQAPVSAAAAMGQTAAREILAQGGDKIVAQIRNAK, from the coding sequence AAATAAGGATAGGTACAAGGGAAAGCCAGTTAGCCTTATGGCAGGCCAACCGTGTAAAAGATTTACTGGCACAGCAGGGACATCAGGCTATACTGGTGCCCATTAAAAGCGAAGGAGATATTGATCTCGTTACGCCGCTGTATGAAATAGGTGTACAGGGCATTTTTACCAAAAGCCTGGACATCGCACTCCTGAATGGCCGTATTGATATTGCGGTACATTCCCTGAAAGACGTTCCTACACAATTACCGCAACAAATTACTTATGCTGCTATCTTAGAACGCGGCCCTGTAAAAGATTTGCTGGTATATAAAAATAACCTGGACTGGCTGGACCAACCTGGCTATATCGCCCATATTGCTACCAGCAGTGTACGGCGGAAAGCTCAATGGCTGCGCCGCTACCCGGCTCACCAGATACATAACCTTCGTGGAAATGTAAATACCCGCCTGCAAAAGCTGGCGGCGGAAACCTGGGATGCTGCTATATTTGCAGCTGCCGGACTGGAAAGGATAGGTGTAAGACCAGGCACCTCCGTTGAACTGGACTGGATGCTACCAGCTCCTGCACAAGGTGCTGTAGTGGCTGTTTGCCGGGAAGACGACACCTTTTGCCTGGAAGCCTGTGCACCGCTGAATCATACCTCCACTGCGCTTTGTACACAAATTGAACGCGATTTTCTGCGCACCCTGATGGGCGGTTGCACCACCCCTATCAGCGCACATGCTTATATTCAAAACGATACCGTATACTTTCAGGGAGAATTATGCAGCCTCGATGGGCAGGCATTTTTCACCACCTCCCACCAGGCTCCTGTTTCAGCTGCTGCTGCGATGGGACAAACCGCTGCCCGTGAAATCCTGGCACAGGGTGGCGATAAAATTGTAGCACAGATAAGAAATGCCAAATGA